In Gossypium arboreum isolate Shixiya-1 chromosome 6, ASM2569848v2, whole genome shotgun sequence, the following are encoded in one genomic region:
- the LOC108484456 gene encoding transmembrane emp24 domain-containing protein p24delta5-like, which translates to MNEGMVFGGRAACFLPIILVLCLTRNSNILPVAEAIWLTIPSSGTKCVSEEIQSNVVVLGDYYVIDENNPDHIPTISARVTSPFGNNLHHNENATHGQFAFTTSESGNYLACFWKDGSFQKDSELTLGVDWKTGIAAKDWESVAKKEKIEGVELVLRRLQGIVETIRGNLIYLRDREADMREVSEATNARVAWFSIMSLGVCIAVSVLQIWYLKRYFVKKKLI; encoded by the exons ATGAACGAAGGCATGGTTTTTGGCGGTCGTGCGGCGTGTTTTCTGCCCATAATCTTGGTACTATGTTTAACGAGGAACAGTAATATATTACCGGTTGCTGAAGCTATATGGTTAACGATTCCAAGTTCAGGAACCAAGTGTGTCTCCGAGGAGATCCAGAGCAACGTTGTCGTTTTAGGTGATTATTATGTGATCGATGAAAACAACCCTGATCATATCCCCACCATCTCTGCCCGG GTAACATCCCCTTTTGGGAACAATCTTCACCACAATGAAAATGCAACTCATGGTCAGTTTGCATTTACAACCAGTGAGTCAGGCAATTATCTAGCTTGTTTCTGGAAGGATGGCAGTTTCCAAAAGGATTCCGAACTAACTTTGGGAGTTGACTGGAAAACCGGAATTGCTGCCAAGGATTGGGAATCGGTTGCAAAGAAAGAGAAAATAGAG GGTGTTGAACTTGTTCTTAGGAGACTTCAAGGAATAGTGGAAACCATTCGCGGTAACCTAATCTATCTCAGAGACAG AGAAGCAGATATGAGAGAAGTAAGTGAAGCAACAAATGCTAGAGTGGCATGGTTCAGTATCATGTCTCTTGGTGTCTGCATCGCGGTTTCGGTTTTGCAGATATGGTATTTGAAGCGTTACTTTGTAAAGAAGAAGCTCATCTAG